Genomic DNA from Setaria italica strain Yugu1 chromosome V, Setaria_italica_v2.0, whole genome shotgun sequence:
CTCATTGGATACCTTTTGTCGTGGAAACATACGGTTCTATCGTACTAAATGGTccactttaaaattttaatcACATTTGGAGCtcgcttttcttttttcttttttttttaaaaaagaaaactacATTCGAAGCTATACTGGACCAATTCAGAGCGAATCACCATATTAtatgttttccaaaaaaaaagaacctgGAAAAAATGTAATCAACTGCCTCTAAAAAGGCTACTCCTATGTATCTAAAAATCATCAGTCAATGGTAGTGCCTTCCTGCTTCTCTGGGAGACCTTAACTTTTGTGTTGGCAAGATTTGATGTGTGTACTTGGGTGGTTAAACCACCCTGGCGTTCGACTTCAACGAGAGGTTGCTGTGCCTTTGGGGACTGCGACTGGTCACCCTCTACAACTAAACACCATTGCCATTGATTTAAGCCAGCTTGTATGTCACATTTTTGTGCAGATATTTCTGGTTCACAACAGTGCAcctactttttttattttgaggaAATAATGCAGCTACTCGTATAATCATTCGTCTGAATCAATGATTATATATAGTAAGTTGGTACCTAATCTGCCTTGGCTAATTTGTCTGCCAAACCATCAATATAATTCTTtgcagaaaaaaaatgatataaACCAGAAGATAGGGCACAGATTAGGGGGGCTGACAACCCAATGCATGCCAGAATCATCCTCCAATAAGCAAAGTGTCTGCATTCACAATGCTTCAAAAATTGTACTATATATGGTTCCTGCTCAGACCAAAAAGGAAAGATGGTACATGCTGTGTATTATGTTTTCAAACATTGTAGCAACTATTTGTGATCTAGAAATTCTGTTGGTTGGGAGTTAAGCATTGAAGGTGTCACCATtcattaaaaaattatactgaAATCGTGACAGGAATATAGGGAATAAGGTGGTAGTCCAAATCATCCCAGGTCCTGAGTCCAATCATATCTGTTAATGAAATGACTTCTTTCTGGTATAATGATGTGGCTACTATCCATGAAGTGAACATTTCAGCACTGCAATATTAGTGTCAGGAAGTTGCAAAACACTGTCATGACAGGGAATTCTTATGGACCATGGAATCAGAGTTGCAGATGTTTTAGGATCTTTTTTCTTCACCTACAATATATGCAGCTGATTTTCTCTGAAAAAAGAAGGAATAATATGTGCAGTTGGCAGGTCACTGGCGATGTGGGGGAGTGTGAACCTTGGGAGCTGGGGGCACCCCGAATGATTGATCGGGTAGTTGGAAGCCAAGGTGTCAACGGATGATACTCCAGACAAAGTGGATAAGATTTCGTTATAGTGTGCAGCAAGCTGGAGCTGCAGTGTCTCATTGTTGGCATGGGCCTCCCCATGCACATTTTCTTCAGTTCTAATGATATCTGCAACAGGCTCTGAAGCAGATGTGCTCTGTGTATTCATGTTCAGTGCGGCTATTCATATCTTCAGAAATGTTccagttgcaacttgcaaaatCAAAACAGTTGCAACGACTTTCCAATCAGTCCATTCATAAGAGAGAGCACATGAGCGTGATAAATGTATGCAGGGGATAGCCTGTTCTTTCTACTCTGAGGAGTCAGATTGCTCCTCTGAATCCTCATCAGAATCAGATTTCTCAAGCTGCAGGATAACATTGAACCCGAACGCCGAACCAGGAGTGAACGCCGACTCCATCTCGCTTTCGGTCTGGGTCGTCTTGATCTCTGGGTTCACCTTGATGTTTTCCTGAATCAGTAGCAAATCAGTGTCATACCCACCAGGCTACTAAATATACACAGGataaattttgctaagtgttaTCTGGATTGGCTTTCACCTTCTTGACAAATTCTTCGATGGTGATGCTCAGTATCTCCTGAAGGACGAACTTGGTGACCCGACTTTTGCCAAGCATCTGCAGGAGGATGCTGCTGGGTATCTGAAGAACAGCAACATCATTAGCTGTGTTCGGTGGTTGCTGAAGGACAAGAGACAACAAGATTCTGCAGTGCAAGCTTGGGATTGCACTTTTGTCAGGCCGTATCAGTAGTTGATCTCAATTAGTAGCCGACACTAGCTGTTGAAATCTAGTTGCCAACAGCTGCGTGTACTCGTGTTTGATTGAGAAGTTGATTGAAACATTAGTATGTGCTTTTGTTTCAGGAAAATAGGACGGCACATCTTAAAGAACATGTCATGCTTTGAAGATTGATACAACGGTCTTGAATGGTTTTGCACTGGGGGACTTCAAGTGAATGCATGCGTGAGACAAAAGGGAAACCGTACAATTAAAAGGGTCAGGTACAGGAAAAACTGAGGTTTGCAGGCACTTACATTTGACGTTTTCCCTTCAAATGGCCAACGAATATCCATGTAGAGGAAGCAACAAAATGTTAGAAGTTTGAATTACTTGGTGAAAGCAAATGTAAAGAGATTCTTGTAAGAAAACACGAGCCCAAATGTAAAGCAAGAATGTCAATAATACGAAGGGGAGAGATTATGAGGCACTAATCAGGATCAGTACCTCCCTTGGACTTTCTGAAACCAGGAACCGGCGGTGCATCACGAGACAAGATCGTCAGGGCTTCATCAAACACCTTTTGTGTTGCCTTCCCAGGCAACTGCACTCGTACCTTCATAGAAATAAAGGATTGGCATGGCCGGATCAGATTGAAAGATTCAGTTGCAGATATGAGGAATGGACGGCTACATGCCTGAACCGAGTTGGCGAGCTCACATTGATCTTATCACCGTCACGGGACGCAACAGACGTCTTGACGTTCTCCAGCGACAGGTCGCTCTTCCTGTCGGCTTCAGTGATCGACGAGTCCCGACCTACATGCATTTCTTGAAGACGTTAGCAATGTCTGAAATTCTAAACATTAAGTCTCTGAACATTGTGGATCGATAGGATAGGACCGATATGCTTCTGCATTGTACGCAGTTGCAGAACTCACCTGATCCAACTGCAGACACCGGCTGGAATGTGTGCCTCAAACTTGTTCCTACACCGGAACCGGAACGAAGGAACCTGTGAAAGCAAGCCTGAACACTGAAGACTGAAACTCCGAAAGTGACAAGccacaaaggaaaaaaaaagttcagttTACCCCTGCGCAGGTATCCGGCACTTGGAGGCGCCGCATATTCTGATGTGCGCACGAACTTGATCAATTACCTGAGGGTTGAGAATGCCGAGATGAGTGCCCGCGGCCAAGGGCTAGTGCAATTGTTTGTTGGAAGTAATCTACAGGGCAACTGATGAACTGAACCTTCACGAGGGAGAGTAGGAGAATGGGACCTGAAAGTAGCTGCGGCATCTTGGCCTTGACTGAAACTTGGGGAGGGTTGCGGCCGAGGCCATGGAGGTGACTCCTGCAGTCCCGCCGCCCGTCCAGTTTCAGCCGGCCGGAGTTGGGGAGGCTGCGGAGCTTAGGAAGACGACGGAGAAATTGGAGCCATAAAACGCCATCCAAAATTATCTGCAACTGCAACGAGAGTTGTGTGCTGATTTTGGGCTGGGCCGCGTTTCCTGCTTAAATAGGGCACAAGTTTTGCTGGGCTAGATTCCAGAGTCCAACGTTGGATGGGCCCGATTCCAGTTTCTCCTCACTCTCGGACTGAAGGCCGCGTGCCCTCTCCAGTTTCCAACCAGCCCGGTTCTTATGTTCCATCTTTCGCACAGTTTTTTTTTGTGAGAAAGGACACTTTGTTAGGCAACTCTCTGCGTTCCCTCGTACAACAAACGTATTTCAAACACGTGTAGCAGCAAGCTAATTCAACGGTTGCAGCAACTCAAAATACGATTCGTATTGGCACAACTTTATATACACTTAAATATGCACACAATTTAACTAATTGTCGACCAAAACTTATAAGTCTGACTTTCTCAAATTCTATTACATTCTACACGAAGTAATAGAGAGATATAGCAGTCAGTTAGTttgtactccttccgttccaaaatactatttgttttgattgATTATTTTAagtacatagtttttgctataaTTCATGATGATGCAACAGATAACTCCGAAtgcctgcaaaagggccaaaaGTTAAAAAGCAATTTCAATAACATTAGCTTCCTCATATTAGAAATCAATTTGGAATTAGGTGAGGCCTGCAAATTACCCTCGTGAAGGGTTTCCAGGCCGGGCTAATGGTCCCGCTGCTGGGTGGTGGATCGTAGTAGACTAGTAATCGTCGTCTGCCGACGAGTATAGTACCCGGCATTGTCGTCGCACATCATCATGCTCAGGATCATCGCATCACCCATGGCCGTACAAAACGGTCGAGTAACAAGGGTCGA
This window encodes:
- the LOC101760034 gene encoding uncharacterized protein LOC101760034 isoform X1, which encodes MPQLLSGPILLLSLVKVQFISCPVDYFQQTIALALGRGHSSRHSQPSVFSVQACFHRFLRSGSGVGTSLRHTFQPVSAVGSGRDSSITEADRKSDLSLENVKTSVASRDGDKINVRVQLPGKATQKVFDEALTILSRDAPPVPGFRKSKGGKTSNIPSSILLQMLGKSRVTKFVLQEILSITIEEFVKKENIKVNPEIKTTQTESEMESAFTPGSAFGFNVILQLEKSDSDEDSEEQSDSSE
- the LOC101760034 gene encoding uncharacterized protein LOC101760034 isoform X2 — translated: MASAATLPKFQSRPRCRSYFQVIDQVRAHIRICGASKCRIPAQGFLRSGSGVGTSLRHTFQPVSAVGSGRDSSITEADRKSDLSLENVKTSVASRDGDKINVRVQLPGKATQKVFDEALTILSRDAPPVPGFRKSKGGKTSNIPSSILLQMLGKSRVTKFVLQEILSITIEEFVKKENIKVNPEIKTTQTESEMESAFTPGSAFGFNVILQLEKSDSDEDSEEQSDSSE